One Anopheles marshallii chromosome 3, idAnoMarsDA_429_01, whole genome shotgun sequence genomic region harbors:
- the LOC128712198 gene encoding potential E3 ubiquitin-protein ligase ariadne-2 produces the protein MADQESDMEYSSDNDYEFEDYYNSGEDCDIEQIDPKRTDPEYFVYECLNVEEVEKLLNESVEKLSTQLQITPSLAKVLLHETRWNTAEVIERYRNNASNLLVSARIKAAAPSVPPPAQLPVPSTSTAVVVVASAHQTIGSTSTTTTATVTACCYRTQLCPVCVTVQSTDKFHALSCQHSFCRDCWAMHFEIQIGQGISTQIECMEQRCDVRVPEDLVLTLLNRPMLRDKYQQFTFADYVKSHPELRFCPGPNCQTIIRSQDISPKKAVCRMCKSAFCFRCGTDYHAPTDCQIIRKWLTKCADDSETANYISAHTKDCPKCHICIEKNGGCNHMQCFNCKHDFCWMCLGDWKAHGSEYYECSRYKENPNIAHESVHAQAREALKKYLHYYERWENHSKSLQLEQQTLDRMRTRINEKVMKGLGTWIDWQHLFDAATLLAKCRYTLQYTYPYAYYMESRKELFEYQQAQLEAEIENLSWKVERAETTDRGELENQMDIAEKRRTTLLKDFFPTEA, from the exons ATGGCCGACCAAGAATCGGACATGGAATATTCGTCCGACAACGATTATGAATTCGAGGACTATTACAACTCAG GTGAGGATTGTGACATCGAGCAGATCGATCCGAAGCGTACCGATCCGGAATATTTCGTGTACGAGTGTCTGAACGTGGAAGAGGTGGAAAAGCTGTTGAACGAGTCGGTGGAAAAGCTTAGTACGCAGCTGCAAATTACGCCATCGTTGGCCAAGGTGCTGCTGCACGAAACCCGCTGGAACACGGCCGAAGTGATCGAGCGGTACCGCAACAACGCCTCCAATCTGCTGGTCAGTGCTCGGATCAAAGCGGCTGCACCGTCGGTGCCCCCGCCCGCACAACTACCCGTCCCGTCCACATCCACTGCcgtggtggtggtcgcttcag CGCACCAAACCATCGGTTCCACCAGCACCACTACGACGGCGACGGTGACCGCTTGCTGCTATCGGACGCAACTGTGTCCGGTCTGCGTTACGGTGCAATCGACCGACAAATTTCACGCCCTCTCCTGTCAGCACTCGTTCTGTCGCGACTGTTGGGCGATGCACTTCGAGATCCAGATCGGGCAGGGCATTTCCACGCAGATCGAATGTATGGAGCAGCGCTGTGATGTGCGCGTGCCGGAAGATCTCGTGCTGACGTTGCTGAATCGACCGATGTTGCGCGATAAGTATCAACAGTTTACGTTTGCCGACTACGTCAAATCGCATCCGGAACTACGCTTCTGTCCCGGTCCAAACTGCCAG ACGATCATTCGTAGCCAGGACATTAGCCCGAAGAAGGCCGTCTGCCGGATGTGTAAGAGCGCGTTCTGTTTCCGGTGCGGTACCGATTATCACGCACCGACCGACTGCCAGATCATACGCAAATGGCTGACCAAGTGTGCGGACGACAGTGAGACGGCCAACTATATCAGTGCCCATACGAAGGACTGCCCAAAGTGTCACATCTGCATCGAGAAGAACGGTGGCTGCAACCATATGCAGTGCTTTAACTGTAAGCACGATTTCTGCTGGATGTGTCTCGGTGACTGGAAGGCACATGGGTCGGAGTATTACGAGTGTTCGCGGTACAAAGAAAATCCTAACATCGCCCACGAGTCGGTACACGCGCAG GCTCGGGAAGCACTCAAGAAGTACCTTCACTACTACGAACGTTGGGAGAATCATTCGAAATCGCTACAGCTCGAGCAGCAGACGCTCGATCGGATGCGGACGCGTATCAATGAGAAGGTGATGAAGGGGCTCGGTACGTGGATCGATTGGCAGCATCTGTTCGATGCGGCCACCCTGCTAGCCAAATGTCGCTACACGCTACAGTACACATACCCGTACGCGTACTACATGGAATCGAGGAAGGAGCTGTTTGAATACCAGCAG GCTCAGCTCGAAGCGGAAATAGAGAATCTTTCCTGGAAGGTAGAACGAGCGGAAACGACCGACCGTGGTGAGCTGGAAAACCAAATGGACATAGCGGAAAAGCGACGAACGACACTGCTGAAGGATTTCTTTCCAACGGAGGCGTAA
- the LOC128712968 gene encoding uncharacterized protein LOC128712968: protein MDKQFNFCRATISNIYAISLTQEKKKLLMQRIYNEIHQNGTMSEEQVRSTCNQLNQCYEVRFESIACAMEIIIKLLTGRVATDEVLRSYRKLLSYVSNALEKANCAKLANYLSRVSGIVLEKATVFVDSFPVAVMKCILVLMYRFPITNLAERQTIFHAARSTLEWCRFNPNLYKQCGISTLIRCVITSTKRLPDEVTVATELTVLAHSILDVFYRPQTTEVHPVEVLLRLVYEQIFARLVTEWTTVRSFELLLYVLYGMLKHDIFTHLKLDIVRLLADAVGGGTRRLVRLLCIAKHLRNDILLHKVKTILTIVLSHSLFRYEPIKRAVHFRAFLQLIEKMVNDIDLVQLATANFLCLNIPRTELKIESVCFVFVIRHLDLLEGTSSRRLELDYVYNLIASVNIIYYKRWKIPSFLVKHFIDGLSRYSNAEAFVKNVSQPEKKLQAILSSGAADVRLNKRAENVFGRLPVTVHRIQWLFQLKPTNINEKLIFHQQLAILQERMILSGDDAWTTKLLTMFKTETLVTVLSTKRATATARLNASVLLSRNSLTGKLLRKVLRKIECLGQQQHTVSSADWVDWVRAVYGTVHTLDSVSRRNLWSGLSNIEQSTCSSEQRMLLVDVRASLLVAMLPDMKETHTVDSSQQRHVSTHHVNETIRPYHVACQRTIR, encoded by the exons ATGGACAAGCAATTTAACTTTTGCAGAGCAACTATTAGCAATATCTACGCTATATCACTCACtcaggagaagaaaaagctgTTAATGCAAAGAATCTACAACGAAATCCACCAGAACGGGACAATGTCTGAAGAGCAAGTACGGAGCACATGTAATCAACTGAATCAATGCTACGAAGTTCGCTTTGAATCGATTGCTTGTGCTATGGAGATTATAATAAAGCTCCTAACAGGGCGGGTAGCAACGGACGAGGTATTACGCTCCTATCGGAAATTATTGTCCTACGTTTCGAACGCCCTGGAAAAAGCCAATTGCGCCAAACTGGCAAACTATCTGAGCAG GGTTTCGGGTATCGTTCTGGAAAAAGCTACCGTGTTTGTGGATTCTTTCCCCGTGGCTGtaatgaaatgcattttagTGCTGATGTACCGTTTCCCAATCACAAACTTGGCGGAACGTCAAACCATTTTTCATGCGGCACGATCAACGCTGGAATGGTGCAGATTCAATCCCAATCTTTACAAGCAGTGCGGAATCAGTACGCTTATCCGATGTGTCATTACATCCACCAAACGGCTGCCGGACGAGGTAACCGTAGCAACCGAATTAACTGTTCTTGCTCACAGCATACTTGACGTTTTCTATCGCCCGCAAACAACTGAAGTACATCCGGTGGAGGTTTTGTTGCGGTTGGTGTACGAGCAGATATTCGCCCGCCTAGTGACGGAATGGACCACGGTCAGGAGCTTTGAATTGTTGCTGTATGTACTGTACGGTATGCTGAAGCATGATATCTTTACACACCTGAAGCTGGATATCGTTCGCTTGCTGGCAGATGCGGTTGGCGGCGGTACGAGGCGTCTTGTGCGGTTGCTATGCATTGCAAAACACCTGAGAAATGACATATTGCTGCACAAGGTTAAAACCATCCTCACGATCGTGCTGTCGCACAGCCTGTTTCGTTACGAACCGATCAAACGAGCCGTACATTTTCGAGCATTTCTGCAGTTGATTGAAAAAATGGTAAATGATATCGATTTGGTACAGCTTGCGACTGCCAACTTCCTTTGTCTTAATATCCCCCGCACCGAGCTGAAGATCGAGagcgtttgtttcgtgtttgtaATTCGACATCTCGATTTACTCGAAGGCACTAGCAGTCGCAGATTGGAGCTAGATTATGTCTACAATCTCATCGCATCGGTTAACATTATTTACTACAAACGCTGGAAGATTCCTAGCTTTCTCGTGAAACACTTTATCGACGGACTATCG CGATATTCAAACGCAGAAGCGTTTGTAAAAAATGTCTCACAGCCAGAGAAAAAGCTGCAAGCCATTCTTTCCAGCGGGGCAGCTGACGTGCGTCTGAACAAGCGAGCAGAAAACGTTTTCGGACGACTACCAGTTACGGTTCACCGTATACAGTGGTTGTTTCAGCTGAAACCGACCAACATTAATGAAAAGCTCATATTTCACCAGCAACTTGCAATCCTGCAGGAGCGTATGATCCTTTCCGGCGATGATGCTTGGACCACCAAGCTGTTAACTATGTTCAAAACCGAAACGCTCGTCACCGTTTTATCTACCAAGAGGGCCACCGCCACGGCTCGGTTAAATGCGTCCGTACTGCTATCGAGGAATAGTCTTACCGGAAAGCTACTGCGCAAGGTACTCCGAAAAATAGAATGCCTCGGTCAGCAGCAACATACAGTTTCGTCCGCCGATTGGGTGGATTGGGTGCGCGCCGTGTATGGAACCGTACACACGCTTGACAGTGTTTCGCGCCGGAACCTTTGGTCCGGGCTGTCCAATATTGAGCAATCAACGTGTAGCAGTGAGCAGAGAATGTTGCTTGTCGATGTTCGTGCCAGTTTGCTGGTGGCAATGCTACCTGACATGAAGGAAACCCATACTGTAGATAGCTCCCAGCAGCGTCATGTTTCCACTCATCATGTCAACGAAACGATACGTCCGTATCATGTAGCATGTCAACGTACGATACGGTAG
- the LOC128715199 gene encoding formin-binding protein 1-like, whose protein sequence is MAAQEIESGTTWGKELWDQFDNLATHTQKGIDFFERFGNFIRDRSAIEVEYALKLRRLVKNYQPKKSKEDEENEFSSLIAFKNVLKEVADLAGQREVVAENLQNQVLQGIMLLAKILREERKKALNQGAGLTQSLHTQIGTLDRAKRSYEKAFREAEKAIESYHKADADFHLSRADVEKQRVNMNIRNSQSEDAKSEYANQLQITNKQQQQHYQIALPEVFNKLQELDEKRTRGMKEFIKRAADVEYEVSPIIARCLEGMVKAADSINEKDDSMIVIEKYQSGFQPPGDIPFEDLSKPDPDAANNSQTHNSSTGLNHMTGKGTTKDKLKKRVGIFGIFTGNKKILEACINVKNNLTTDGLKEDFSDLPPTQRRKKLTAKVQELQQKVAQEQAASDGLMKMKGVYEANSMLGDPRTVEEQLNESVNRLDSLRKDLLRYQKLLEQANNQTFIQHSPQSNRVTQNGQRSSRHSNGSSNHENSHEDNGEDHPDDAGSLSRSASESSVQQAQNGLNINNNGSSASPESGLGTSHTSLPGSGQGSTNEQPMNEEYYEAETPLGTCRALYPFDATSEGSIPMSEGEELQVIEVDQGDGWTRVRRFSSKGWEEGFVPTSYIECTLYA, encoded by the exons GATCAGTTTGACAACCttgccacacacacgcagaagGGAATTGACTTCTTCGAACGATTCGGAAACTTCATTCGTGATCGCAGTGCCATCGAAGTTGAATATGCGCTTAAGCTGAG ACGGCTTGTGAAGAACTATCAACCCAAAAAGAGCAAAGAGGACGAAGAAAATGA ATTTTCCTCCCTGATTGCATTCAAAAATGTCCTCAAAGAGGTGGCCGATCTGGCCGGCCAGCGTGAAGTGGTCGCCGAAAACCTACAGAACCAGGTGCTGCAGGGCATTATGCTGCTGGCGAAAATTCTACGCGAGGAGCGCAAAAAGGCACTGAACCAGGGCGCGGGTCTGACCCAGTCGCTCCACACACAGATCGGCACGCTGGATCGGGCGAAACGCAGCTACGAGAAGGCGTTCCGTGAGGCGGAAAAGGCGATTGAAAGCTACCACAAGGCGGACGCCGATTTCCACCTCAGCCGTGCCGATGTCGAAAAGCAGCGGGTGAACATGAACATACGCAACAGCCAGTCGGAGGACGCGAAGAGCGAATACGCAAACCAGCTGCAGATTACgaacaagcagcagcagcagcactatcAAATAGCACTTCCGGAG GTGTTCAATAAGCTGCAGGAGCTGGACGAAAAGCGAACGCGTGGTATGAAGGAATTCATCAAACGTGCGGCAGATGTCGAGTACGAAGTTTCGCCCATCATTGCCCGCTGTCTGGAAGGCATGGTGAAGGCAGCCGATTCGATCAACGAGAAGGACGATTCGATGATTGTTATAGAAAA ATATCAGTCCGGTTTTCAGCCGCCGGGAGATATACCGTTCGAGGATCTATCCAAGCCCGATCCGGACGCTGCTAacaactcacaaacacacaactccAGCACCGGACTTAACCATATGACGGGGAAGGGCACAACGAAGGATAAGCTTAAGAAACGCGTTGGCATTTTCGGTATCTTCACCGGCAATAAG AAGATTCTCGAAGCCTGCATAAATGTGAAG AACAACCTTACTACGGACGGCCTGAAGGAAGATTTCAGCGACCTGCCACCGACGCAACGGCGGAAAAAGCTCACGGCAAAGGTGCAGGAGCTGCAGCAGAAGGTAGCCCAGGAGCAGGCGGCCAGCGATGggttgatgaagatgaagggAGTGTACGAAGCGAACTCAATGCTCGGCGACCCGCGCACGGTAGAAGAGCAGCTGAATGAATCGGTCAACCGGTTGGACAGTCTACGGAAGGACCTGCTACGCTACCAAAAGCTGCTGGAGCAGGCTAACAACCAAACGTTCATACAGCACAGTCCTCAATCGAACCGTGTGACACAGAACGGACAACGGTCGTCCAG ACATTCCAACGGTAGCAGCAATCACGAGAACAGTCACGAAGATAATGGCGAAGACCATCCAGACGATGCCGGTAGCCTTAGCAGGTCAGCTTCCGAAAGTAGTGTACAGCAAGCGCAAAATGGGCTTAACATTAACAACAACGG CAGCTCAGCGAGTCCGGAAAGTGGGCTGGGTACATCACACACCTCGCTACCTGGTTCCGGTCAAGGCAGCACGAACGAACAGCCAATGAATGAGGAATACTACGAAGCAGAAACGCCGCTAGGAACGTGTCGAGCGCTCTATCCATTTGATG CAACGAGTGAGGGCAGCATTCCAATGTCGGAAGGGGAAGAACTGCAAGTGATAGAAGTCGATCAGGGAGACGGTTGGACCCGAGTGCGACGGTTTAGCTCGAAGGGTTGGGAAGAAGGATTTGTACCGACCAGCTACATTGAGTGTACGCTGTATGCGTAG